A stretch of Nitrospirota bacterium DNA encodes these proteins:
- the rfbB gene encoding dTDP-glucose 4,6-dehydratase, with translation MRILVTGGAGFIGSHLVRRLVVQGGHEVVNLDALKYSGNLTNLKAIEAHVRHTFVHGDIGDQSLVERLIREHRIEGVINAAAETHVDRSILDPGAFARTDVVGTGVLLEEARRAGLQRFLQVSTDEVYGSVETGMSTENDCLAPRSPYSASKAGGDLLALSYWTTYRFPVMVTRGSNTYGPNQYPEKFVPLFITNAIDSQLLPLYGDGRQRRDWLAVQDHCAAIEHVFLRGEPGQIYNVGGGNERENITVAEQIVGHLGKPRDLIRSVQDRPGHDRRYAVDCSKLCQLGWSPAVPFEEGLKSTIQWYQEHEDWWRSIKSGAFRQYYEQQYGKRLKEGSRFEVER, from the coding sequence ATGCGAATTCTCGTAACCGGCGGAGCCGGATTCATCGGATCACATCTCGTCCGTCGCCTGGTTGTACAAGGCGGTCATGAGGTGGTGAATCTGGATGCGCTGAAATACTCCGGCAATCTCACAAACCTCAAGGCGATCGAGGCCCATGTCCGTCATACCTTTGTGCATGGGGACATTGGCGATCAGTCCTTGGTCGAACGTCTTATTCGGGAGCATCGGATCGAAGGGGTGATCAATGCCGCGGCGGAGACCCACGTGGATCGGTCGATTCTCGATCCGGGGGCCTTTGCCAGGACCGATGTGGTGGGGACTGGCGTGTTGCTTGAGGAAGCCCGTCGTGCAGGCCTGCAGCGGTTTTTGCAAGTCAGCACAGACGAAGTCTACGGCAGTGTCGAGACTGGGATGTCGACCGAGAACGATTGCCTGGCCCCTCGCAGTCCCTATTCTGCCAGCAAAGCTGGTGGAGACCTCTTGGCCCTCAGCTACTGGACAACTTATCGGTTTCCCGTGATGGTGACTCGTGGCAGCAATACCTATGGGCCGAATCAGTACCCGGAGAAATTCGTCCCCCTTTTTATCACCAATGCGATCGACAGCCAGCTCCTTCCGCTCTATGGAGATGGACGTCAGCGCCGCGATTGGCTGGCAGTGCAGGACCATTGTGCGGCGATCGAGCATGTGTTTCTTCGAGGTGAGCCGGGGCAGATCTACAATGTCGGCGGAGGCAATGAACGGGAAAACATTACCGTGGCCGAACAGATTGTCGGCCATCTTGGTAAACCCCGTGACCTCATTCGATCGGTGCAGGATCGACCGGGGCATGATCGCCGCTACGCGGTGGATTGTAGTAAGTTGTGCCAATTGGGGTGGAGCCCAGCCGTGCCGTTCGAAGAGGGACTGAAATCGACTATCCAATGGTACCAGGAGCATGAGGATTGGTGGCGTTCGATCAAGTCAGGCGCGTTTCGCCAGTACTATGAACAGCAGTATGGGAAGCGGCTCAAAGAAGGTTCGAGGTTCGAAGTTGAAAGATAA
- a CDS encoding O-antigen ligase family protein yields the protein MTPTSFSAMPSSERVAYFDTIIRVVLAVYIAVLPFKSLLIVERNGFILLLGLLVGWCVTNRRLFYSRTPYDMLLLAFVVWVGLTIPFAVVPSYSLKEYGKLLQHMVVFYSVIYFFNELRYRQVLLGLIGIVAIVVTAYGLSQFNLHNPQAVVSFFSAEVWLTTFLVMVIPFALVLALGEGPPEVKSAGVIAVGMMMVCLLATQSRAGLVALVGELWVIAWFIRSVSAKIVAALVTVCVIAAVLLVSNEGAIPVAGVSTDIVNALPANRGFSSVFHRFEIWGFTLSEIAKHWLVGIGYGNLSYLSLYGQGQEVVIGQYGVSRAGTHNIFLYLALHVGLPGLLLFGWFIARVMLKTAEEYRRAHEWMPKAMLLGTVGSVTGLMLRLQFDQMLVGSLAIFFWVLLALAVLSYPSCDGRGKDSCGRRSGVSVEA from the coding sequence ATGACACCGACTTCCTTCAGCGCCATGCCGTCATCCGAGCGGGTGGCCTATTTTGATACCATTATCCGCGTGGTATTGGCGGTGTATATCGCAGTGCTTCCCTTCAAATCATTACTCATTGTTGAGCGAAACGGGTTTATTCTTCTCCTTGGGTTGCTGGTTGGGTGGTGTGTCACCAATCGGCGACTTTTCTATTCCCGGACACCATACGACATGCTCCTCTTGGCTTTTGTCGTCTGGGTTGGACTCACGATCCCCTTTGCGGTGGTTCCGTCCTATAGTCTGAAGGAGTATGGCAAGTTGCTTCAGCATATGGTGGTTTTCTATTCGGTCATCTACTTCTTCAACGAGCTACGCTATCGGCAGGTACTCTTGGGGCTGATCGGGATTGTCGCTATCGTTGTCACGGCCTATGGACTCTCACAGTTTAACCTTCACAATCCTCAAGCCGTGGTTTCGTTTTTTTCTGCTGAAGTGTGGCTGACCACATTTCTCGTCATGGTCATTCCTTTTGCGTTGGTTTTGGCATTAGGGGAGGGGCCTCCAGAAGTGAAAAGTGCCGGTGTAATTGCGGTAGGAATGATGATGGTCTGCCTGCTTGCGACTCAGTCGCGCGCAGGGTTGGTCGCCCTGGTTGGAGAGCTATGGGTGATTGCCTGGTTCATCCGTTCGGTCTCCGCCAAGATTGTTGCCGCGCTTGTGACGGTATGTGTGATTGCCGCGGTCCTGCTGGTTTCCAACGAGGGGGCAATACCTGTCGCGGGAGTGAGTACAGACATTGTGAACGCGCTTCCTGCTAATAGAGGGTTTTCATCTGTGTTTCATCGGTTTGAAATTTGGGGGTTTACCTTGTCCGAGATTGCCAAGCACTGGTTGGTTGGGATCGGATATGGAAACCTCAGCTATCTTTCATTGTATGGCCAGGGTCAAGAAGTTGTCATTGGTCAGTATGGCGTCTCGCGTGCAGGGACACATAATATTTTTCTTTATCTCGCTCTCCATGTCGGGCTTCCAGGGCTACTGCTCTTCGGGTGGTTCATCGCGCGGGTTATGCTGAAGACTGCTGAGGAGTACCGCCGTGCTCATGAGTGGATGCCTAAAGCTATGCTCCTGGGGACCGTTGGCAGTGTTACAGGGTTGATGCTACGGTTGCAGTTCGATCAAATGCTGGTTGGGTCGTTGGCCATATTTTTCTGGGTGCTTCTAGCGCTGGCCGTCTTGAGCTACCCTTCCTGTGATGGGCGAGGGAAGGATTCCTGCGGCAGAAGATCTGGCGTGTCGGTGGAAGCGTAA
- a CDS encoding sugar phosphate nucleotidyltransferase yields the protein MRGVVLAGGLGSRLLPLTKVTNKHLLPVYDRPMIYYPIQALANAGIDEIMLVTGGNSAGDFLRLLGNGKDFGLKRLNYTYQEGEGGIADALRLAEHFADGESICVILGDNIIEGNIARAADAFRKQQQGAKILLKDVKDPQRFGVPILEGNWVVKIEEKPANPRSSYAVTGMYFYDAHVFDIIKTLKPSGRGELEITDVNNAYIAEGTLTWDILEGWWTDAGTIESLHQANLLVAKTGANKL from the coding sequence ATGAGAGGCGTCGTTCTGGCTGGTGGATTAGGGAGCAGGTTGCTTCCGCTCACCAAAGTCACCAATAAACATTTGCTGCCGGTCTACGATCGGCCCATGATTTACTATCCCATTCAGGCGTTGGCCAATGCCGGGATCGATGAAATCATGCTGGTCACGGGCGGCAACAGCGCGGGAGATTTTCTGAGATTGCTGGGTAACGGGAAAGACTTCGGTCTGAAGCGGCTGAACTATACCTACCAAGAGGGTGAAGGCGGGATTGCCGATGCTCTCAGATTGGCCGAGCATTTTGCGGATGGTGAATCGATCTGTGTGATCTTGGGTGACAATATTATCGAAGGCAACATCGCCCGCGCCGCCGACGCGTTTCGGAAGCAGCAGCAGGGGGCGAAAATTCTATTGAAGGACGTGAAGGACCCGCAACGGTTCGGGGTGCCGATCCTTGAAGGGAATTGGGTTGTGAAGATCGAGGAGAAACCGGCGAACCCCCGATCTTCCTATGCGGTCACGGGCATGTATTTTTATGATGCGCACGTATTCGATATCATCAAGACCCTCAAGCCGTCCGGCCGTGGCGAACTTGAAATTACCGACGTCAATAATGCCTACATCGCGGAAGGAACATTGACCTGGGATATTTTGGAGGGCTGGTGGACTGACGCCGGGACGATCGAATCCCTTCATCAGGCCAATTTGCTGGTGGCGAAAACCGGCGCGAATAAATTGTAA
- the rfbD gene encoding dTDP-4-dehydrorhamnose reductase yields MRVLITGAQGQLGQALQRAFSGEDLILKDLPEFDLTHADCEFQIVAARPSVILHVGAYTNVDGAEREPDRAMAVNAQGTAFVARAAATLNARLIYVSTDYVFDGIQTTPYREEDQPHPINAYGQSKREGELAALKGCPNTLVVRTAWLYGHAGSNFVKTIMRLAREKPFLEVVGDQRGCPTNADDLALALKDLVASDLRGICHVTNRGDCTWHEFAEAIVSLMGLSTPVRPITTEQMGRPARRPAYSVLAQERLHGFGFSMPSWQDALQRFVSGVREQ; encoded by the coding sequence ATGCGGGTTCTGATCACCGGCGCGCAGGGGCAATTGGGTCAGGCGCTCCAGCGGGCCTTCTCGGGAGAAGATCTGATTCTCAAAGACTTGCCGGAGTTTGACCTCACGCATGCTGACTGCGAATTCCAGATTGTGGCTGCCCGTCCCTCGGTCATCCTGCATGTTGGCGCCTATACCAATGTTGATGGGGCTGAGCGAGAGCCAGATCGCGCGATGGCGGTGAACGCGCAAGGCACCGCCTTTGTGGCCCGTGCCGCTGCGACGCTCAATGCGAGATTAATCTATGTATCGACGGACTATGTGTTCGATGGAATTCAGACAACTCCCTATCGTGAAGAGGACCAGCCCCATCCTATCAATGCGTATGGGCAATCCAAGCGCGAAGGGGAGCTCGCCGCATTGAAGGGCTGTCCCAACACGTTGGTGGTTCGAACCGCCTGGCTCTATGGACATGCGGGGAGTAATTTCGTGAAGACCATCATGAGGCTGGCCCGTGAGAAGCCCTTCCTTGAGGTGGTGGGAGATCAGCGAGGCTGCCCGACCAATGCAGACGATCTGGCTCTAGCCTTGAAAGATCTCGTTGCGAGTGACCTGCGAGGAATCTGTCACGTGACGAATCGCGGCGACTGTACCTGGCATGAATTCGCCGAGGCCATCGTCAGCCTCATGGGCCTCTCAACCCCGGTTCGGCCTATTACGACTGAGCAGATGGGACGTCCCGCGAGGCGACCCGCCTATTCTGTCCTTGCTCAGGAGCGCCTCCATGGTTTTGGATTCAGCATGCCCTCCTGGCAGGATGCCCTGCAACGGTTTGTCAGCGGGGTTCGGGAACAGTAA
- a CDS encoding nucleoside-diphosphate sugar epimerase/dehydratase produces the protein MQKVVISLFHRVVHHYGQLVLQHRSAFVVCIQLGLIAAANVTAFALRFEGDIPPDQARLFLRSLPIVLVIYGVGLAAFGIQRGLWRYVGLHDLGRILWASVASSAVFYGVVHGLLGWVSYPRSVIILTGVFSGLFLAGIRLAVRWFREWLQVVSPTARRVLVVGAGHAGELLVRDMLSDGGGHYRPVGLVDDDPVKRKMKIHGVPVVGAIGDIPALAHELVAHEIIVAIPSASTGLKQRILAASEGCKVPIKILPSMKQLLANPEALRQVRPMSLEDLLQREPIQMDRQELHPLLEGKRVLVTGAGGSIGSELCRQIARYQPASLILFERYENGLYALDLELRMQFPKVRIVPAVGDVTVQDRVIEVLKQTDPELVFHAAAHKHVPLMELNPKEAVRNNIFGTKVVAEAALAYGVNRFVLISTDKAVNPTSVMGATKRVAEDLLQSLSRRGQTKFTVVRFGNVLGSNGSVVPLFADQIRRGGPVTVTHPEIKRFFMTIPEAVQLVLQASLLGRGGEVFVLDMGEQVKVADLARNMIVLSGLVPDQDIQIVYSGLRPGEKLYEELFEETERVEPTQHAKIRRAISPPAMQSDRLNRAIVQLEVAVSQGDDDELLRRLKEAVPTYTPASSCSIEHIH, from the coding sequence ATGCAAAAAGTTGTGATTTCACTGTTTCATCGTGTCGTCCATCACTATGGGCAGTTAGTGCTTCAGCATAGGTCAGCTTTTGTGGTCTGTATACAGCTCGGACTGATTGCTGCGGCGAATGTGACGGCCTTTGCGCTTCGATTCGAAGGGGACATTCCCCCCGACCAGGCAAGGCTGTTCCTCAGGAGCCTGCCTATCGTATTGGTCATCTATGGTGTCGGTCTTGCCGCATTTGGTATTCAGCGTGGGCTTTGGCGTTATGTCGGCCTTCATGATTTGGGCCGTATCCTCTGGGCCTCCGTCGCCAGTTCTGCGGTGTTTTACGGTGTGGTACATGGTCTCCTCGGGTGGGTCTCCTATCCCCGTTCGGTTATTATTCTTACAGGTGTGTTTAGCGGGCTTTTCCTTGCTGGTATTCGGTTGGCCGTTCGCTGGTTCCGCGAATGGCTTCAGGTCGTAAGTCCTACGGCTCGAAGGGTGTTGGTGGTTGGAGCTGGCCATGCCGGTGAGTTGCTGGTCAGGGATATGTTGAGCGACGGAGGGGGGCACTATAGACCTGTTGGATTGGTGGACGACGATCCGGTCAAGCGGAAGATGAAAATTCACGGGGTACCGGTCGTGGGGGCGATTGGGGATATTCCCGCTCTGGCGCACGAGCTGGTCGCGCATGAGATTATTGTGGCGATTCCCTCTGCTTCGACCGGACTAAAGCAACGAATCCTCGCAGCCTCGGAGGGGTGCAAGGTTCCCATCAAGATCTTGCCGAGCATGAAACAACTGCTGGCGAATCCTGAGGCGCTGAGACAGGTCAGGCCGATGAGTCTGGAGGATCTCCTGCAACGTGAACCGATTCAGATGGATCGGCAGGAGTTGCATCCGTTGCTCGAAGGGAAACGAGTGCTTGTGACCGGCGCCGGGGGCTCGATCGGGTCTGAGCTCTGCAGGCAGATCGCTCGCTACCAACCGGCTTCGTTGATTCTCTTTGAGCGGTATGAGAATGGACTCTATGCGTTAGATCTTGAGCTGCGGATGCAATTTCCGAAAGTCAGGATCGTTCCGGCGGTGGGAGATGTCACAGTACAGGACCGGGTGATTGAGGTATTGAAGCAGACGGACCCTGAGCTTGTCTTTCATGCTGCGGCGCATAAGCATGTGCCGTTGATGGAGCTCAATCCTAAGGAGGCCGTTCGCAATAACATCTTTGGGACAAAAGTTGTGGCCGAGGCGGCATTGGCTTACGGGGTCAATCGTTTCGTGCTCATTTCCACCGACAAGGCGGTGAATCCGACAAGTGTCATGGGTGCCACGAAACGGGTAGCTGAAGACCTGTTGCAGAGCCTGAGTCGTCGAGGCCAGACGAAGTTTACGGTGGTTCGGTTTGGAAACGTGCTGGGCAGTAACGGGAGTGTCGTTCCATTATTTGCGGACCAGATTCGAAGGGGAGGACCGGTTACGGTGACTCACCCCGAGATCAAACGGTTCTTCATGACGATTCCGGAAGCGGTGCAATTGGTGCTGCAGGCCAGCCTGTTGGGACGGGGCGGCGAGGTGTTCGTGCTGGATATGGGAGAGCAGGTTAAAGTAGCCGATTTGGCTAGGAATATGATTGTCTTGTCCGGTCTTGTGCCTGATCAGGATATTCAGATTGTGTACAGCGGCTTACGTCCAGGCGAAAAATTGTACGAAGAACTTTTTGAAGAGACGGAACGGGTTGAGCCCACGCAACATGCAAAGATCCGACGCGCCATCAGTCCCCCGGCGATGCAATCGGATCGCCTCAATCGGGCGATCGTTCAGCTTGAAGTTGCGGTGAGCCAGGGTGATGACGATGAGCTGCTTCGCCGGCTCAAGGAGGCTGTCCCGACCTATACTCCGGCATCGTCCTGCAGCATTGAGCACATCCATTAA